The Mangifera indica cultivar Alphonso chromosome 12, CATAS_Mindica_2.1, whole genome shotgun sequence DNA window ACTGTCTACATCATCCCTGCCTTAGCCCATATGCTTACTTACAGTTCCGCCTCTGCTCGAAAGGTATATAAATGCTCCAATTCTTCTACcttttttcttcactttctacataatatacatattatacTGCTGGCTGTGTCTAATGCCAATATAAGCATTGATCCTATGGTAATATAAACATAGCTTATATGTTTAATGTTAAGATCTCAAGTGTAAAATATGATATTCATATCTTACATTGGAAAAAATGAGCTTCTGGGGTGCATATGATTATGAGTTTTCTaatctcaatagctagtttttgaAGTGAGATTCTCCTAAAGTTCATATAGTTTAATCACTACATTCTCGCTTTGTTCCAAGCTCTACAGAAGTATAAAAATCAACTTGTTTTTATGGATATTATCCTAGCTCCCATCTATCTTAATTCTTTATATCAACTGGATATAAATGAACCCTTTTCCACCCATCATTATAATTGCCAtgaaatgcataaaaaaaaaaaaaaagcaacttaAAGCCTGTTATAAGTATGAAACAAGTTTGACACATTTTGGTTTCATCTGAGCAGAATGCAGAAGAGAAGCTTCCCTTCTTCCTCCCAAGTTGGACAGCCATGTATGCGGTGAACGCATTTGTGGTGGTATGGGTACTTGTTGTTGGCTTCGGTTTAGGAGGGTGGGCTAGCATGAGCAATTTCATCAAACAGGTTGACACTTTTGGACTTTTTGCCAAGTGCTATCAGTGCCCGCCCCCATCGCCTGCATCGACACATCACTGAGTATTACTCTGAACTTTGTTGGACCTGAAATTTCTCACATTTCCACCATAGCCATCATTCTTACATTAAGTCTTGTAGATAAACAGGGAGGCTTGAACATCTCCCTTACATGTAGGCTGCTGTATTTTGCCCTCTTTTGTTCTTTGGttcaacatttatttaaaaaatactagATGATTGTGCTGGTGATGTTCTTTTTCGTATTCAATCAAAGTTTATATTCCCAAAATGTCCAATCGAAGAACCATTACTTTGTTTGGCCTACAATTTTCCATCCTGATTATAAGGGAATCTCAAAAGATTGGCTTGCTTTCTGCTTGACTGCTTGCATGTGAGCCCACATGAATCGAAAACGTGTAATCCAAATAAAACCAATAATTGGGCTCATTTTATTATCTGTCTTCTAGATTTTCATTCCACATGAATCCTTTACTCTTATGTTTGTCTTCTTCCTCAATTAGACCCTCTTATACATCATTTTGACTAGTCaaattacatattaatcaatttatttttgtacttGGGAAGAAGGTAAACATTCCACTATGCATACATCGAGAGTGGCAGGACTTTCTTCCTCGATTTTTCACTTTTGTTATCTTCTCATGGCTTTTGAAAAACCAACTTTAGTTATAggaacacatttttttttataattggggatttcatttatttttattgaatgagTAAGCTCAAGAAATAACTATTATATCAAGTAAATCAATGTTTTACAAGCGTAATAAATGTTTGAACTTAAACCTttactttaaaagttttaatactccacaaattttattaacttttagaattcactataaaatattttgattaatgtataaataaaaacttgGAGAAAAGTGACTTTCATTTTAATTGTAGAGAAGAAACAATCTCCCTTTCATCGCCTTTTTATTCACCttcaaataaaactgaaaatcctagaGTGGAATATGCAAGTTCTAAGGAGTATTCATCAAAAGGGTGCAACTGGATTCAACATTAATTAGCTCATAATTTGAGCCACAACAGAGGTCAAGATCAAGTTTTCATACACTAATATGAGACTAGCTTATAGGGTACTATGTATGATTCAAATGCAATGGCTCTATGGATATATAGCTCAGTGAAGACACTTCCAAGTTTTGGCAAATCATTCTCCAACTTTGAAGCCTCAATCAGCACTCTCCAAGCAATCCTCCTTCTCTTGGCCATTGCTTGCAAGTTCACAATCAAAAGTGTACTCTTCTCCATTCTATGATTATCAGCCTTTACCTTCAGCCCTTTTGTTCCAAGTTTGTGATAACTTAAGCTCAATCATAACATCAAATTTGTCCACCAATCTTCTCCTCAATGGAATCACATTGTACcctaaatcataatatattatatctgttttgatttaaatcttaatgttttatataatttcataaaatatttttctttgattgttattttattttagaaacataaattattataaaatcttataaaatatcataaaatttttgaattttaaaagaattctGACTAATCACCAACCCACCCACCTTGACCGTTTTACGGACAAATCGAAATATTATGTTTTCATTAATTTGGTAAGAAATGATAAGGCATTCTTTcatctaatataaatttatcaaacaaaatgattttttttatttggccacaagacttattcccacccaacatCTGTTGAAATAACAAAGTTTtcgttaagtttaaaaaatataaatatttatttttttattgaaatttattattacaataaaaaatttagttaaaaatattaaaaaattaaaaacttatcgtatttttttcttaatttacaaatttaattattttttattaaaatttgtaaaataataagattttgaaactaTAACTGAAAAGAACTTTCCCGTCTCTAACCGTATTTATCCTTTCCCAAATCCACATTGTCATTCTACTAGCGAGGGTAGTTTCGGAAAACAGTTCTTTTTAGTCCTGCAGTCAAATTTACATGAAGAGGGTACTAGAGCAATTTCatacctctctctctctctctttttttttttttccctttaaattgaaagaaaaaaaatgtaaatgtCAGGGGAAGCTTCCTAGAAGCGTTGCCGCTAGAAAGGGTACGTGTGCTTGGTCACTCTGGCGTGAAAAATCTTTCCCTTTCCCATTCTGAATCAAGCTTTTTTCTATGCTTTTTTTTGGGATTGTGACTGACTGTAAAATGGATTGTTTATTTTTGCTATTATATTTCAGGTTATGGCAGTGTTTTTTCTGTGTGTCAATGTGGACTCATTTGAATAAACGTAAACTAATGTGAGAAAATTCCTTCTCATTAACAATCACGACAGCCGAAGAAGAAATTTCAAGTCCCCAGTACCAGAAGAAGGGAACAAAAAATCCAGGTACTATAGATCCATTCAACATGGAAATGTTGATATTTTTTGGGTTTACATTGTTTGTGGAATTTTTCTGTGGGCAATGAGGTTTTGTTTTAGCGGTTTTTGCAGTTATCTTATGTGAAAGACAGTTCCAGCTTTTTGGAGGCACTTTGAGACTGAGTAACAATGGCACCAGGAGGAAGACCAATAAAGGTAATGTCAATTGGTAATCCACTCACAGCTTCCCTCGCTTTCCCACTTTTTTGTTTGCTCAAGCGGATTTtcgttttgttttcttttcacttttcgTTGGTTTATTCTGCAGAAAAACACACGAATGGCTGCCGCGCTCGATGCTATGCGCCCTTATGGTTATGATGATGACTTAATACTCAAAACAGTGAAAGAACTCTTGGATGTGAgtgtttatttattcatgttcataaagcttttgatttttgttttgactACAAATGTTGGATGTGGGGTTTGGTCTTAGGTATACGGGGAAGAAAATTGGTACTTCATTGAAGAATGTTCTTATAAGGTCCTCCTCGAAAGCATTCTTGACCAAGAGGAGCAGCAGAgggtaaatttttttcttaattctgTCTTCGTTTACTGTTGCATTATTTGATCTTAGAAGAGGTGGGAAAGTagatttttacttttaatcgtttatgtttctttactttttatattgAGATTTTGGGATAACAAAATAACATGAGATATACCCCAAGGGGTAGCCGAGGTTCtatctataaaaaatatgagttcaaGTTTCTTTTGATGTtctattaatatcaaatttttgacttatttgGTTCAATGGTTGTAGGATAGGTCATTGCATCTAAGATGACACCTGTggttacaaaataaataaataaataaataacatgaaataaGAAATTCAGTATTTTAGCTTTGGTTCTATAATATTAGATTTTCTTGGAATGCAACATTGCAAATGGAGGCTGaagttttgatttaaaataatgaaaaaactaGTTGTTTGCTGCTATTTTGCTTACATAATTGATTCAAAAGCCTCAGGCTCTTGAGGAGTTCTTTTTTCATTTCCCTATTTGCTGACACTTTTTTGAGccttaatttttcttctagtccatatttcatcttattttgCTTTATGATCTTTgtagtttagtttgaaattagTTGATATATCTTGTTTAGACTGTCATCTCTGTCATACTATAGCTATTGGTGGTGGTGATTATTTATTTGGTGATTTCTAAGGTGGGCAGAGAAGAAGGCGGAGAAAATAATAGGGAGaggtaaagaaaaagagaaatgggAGATTTTAAGAGAGAGGGGGAGTGTAAACAAATTGAAAGTAGGAAAACTAATTCTAAATAGGTATGTAATAATGTAAATTGAATCACCCAActtcttaaattaaaatgttCCCCAAACATAGATTCTCCATTAATCATATTTTGTGGTACTTTGGTTGTATGCTGCTGTAGCAGTGTGTTTACAATTACATAGctggttattttttaataaaacaatcattttataatttctagTACTGATGGTAGTTTTAATTTTACCTCCTTTCTATGCCAAGAATTATTTTCTTGGGGtaagaatattatatatttaaggcTAGTTAATTGTATTGACAACattgttttcctctgttttacccttataaaagaaaaaagagcttTCGAGGGGTGAAGCCATTTATGAATCTTCAAGTGGCGCATTGGCTCTTCCCTCTGCGGAGGCTGAGGCTCTAAATGTTGCATTGCCGACCAATGAAGTTGCAGATCCAACATTACTGACGGATGGCACTTGTGAGGCTCCAGTAGTGACTCACAAACCTGGTACGTGgctttccatttttcttttgtcGTACAATGTAGAAGAAAGAAACAAGCCGTCCCCCCCTGCAGTTGTTTCTTTTTCTCCCCGTATTTGGAACCCTGTTTGCCAAATGTTCTACAGACTTCCttcatttaaagttaaaattgcGTCAAACGATACCtctgaatttcattttcatttcatagTTATGCTCTTGGGAGGTGGCTCTGAAGACATCAACTTGGACAAGAGCTCTGTAAAAAGTCTCACAGCTTCTCCACACGTCAATGAGTCCAAACAACCAGCAGATGTCTTTCCTGTTAGGAGGCGCAGGCCTTACCATGGATGGATCAGCGACGGTGAGGACGAGGCAGAGCTTGTGGATGTTGAGCCGCCACCACATTCAGAGGAGTTACAAAAGGTCCTTTTTGGGAGAGTCGTGTGGAAAATACGCAAGACTAGGTGGGATTTGAGGCCTGAGGATATGTAGGAATTTCTGGTCTCACCTCTTGTGAGGTGTAAATACATGGGTTCTGGAACAGCTTTTGAAGGCTGAGAATAGATATTGCAAAATGATATTAACCATTTTCCTTATTTATGGCAGTTAACTTTTTGGAATGACTTGAATAACCATAGAAATTAAAGGGggaagatatataaaaaaattggtgCTTTCTGTGAATTATTATGAAATCAGTACACTATCTATAGAtcagattttaaaaaacaaaaaaaacaaaacgaCAGTCTTGTTTCTGAGCTTTGGGAATTAACTCAAAACTGGCAAACTCACTCAACTCTTCCGATTGAATTTGGAACAGAATAACCTCATAGTAAGCATCCCACAAGGCTTTCAGAACCTTCAAAGGTCGCGAATCCTAATTCTTCTCTTAAAAGCCTTGCTGGTTCTATGCCTTAGACAGTTGGTCTAAGCTTCACCTTATTTTCCATCAACTCTGCTCATAACACACAGTGGTTCCCTGTCCCCGGAGCTTGGTTGGTTCGCTGTTCATAACACAATTATTCTGTCCCTCCTTGGTAACATCACTTATTTGGATCTCCAATTAGGGCAAAACGAATTGTCAGGACCCCAAGTCTCAGTAACTGCCAAAAGCTACAAATGTTGGATCTTTCTCACAATAACATCAATGGTGATACACTTCTATCGATTTATAGCCTTTCCTCTGCTATATATATCAACCTATCTCATAATTCTTTGGTTGGTTCCCTTCTGACAAAAGCTGCTGACCTTAAAGAACTTGAATGCTTCAACGTCTCTGAGAACAGATTGTCAGGTGGCATTTCAGACACATTTGGCTCGTGTTTAAGTTTGGTGTCTCTCCGCATGAAAGGAACTCTTTTCAAAGGAGCAATCCCTCAAGCATTAGATGCTTTGAGAGGATTAGATGAGCTGGATCTCTCATGTAATAACTTGTCAGGTATGCTACCAAGTTATTTTAGGGAACTTCCCTTTCTGCAGAAGTTAAATCTCTCTTTCAATGAGCTTGAGGTGCAGTTCCTGAAACTGGCATATTCACAATGCCAGTGCCATTTCTATTGTAGGAAACAAAAAGCTATGTACAGAATTGAAGCTGCCAACCTGCAAGGTAAAAATTTCCAACAGAAAAGAAAGTTCTTTGGTTCTCAAGATTGTCATTACAATACTCGTTTGCTTTACTTTGTTAGCTGGCTTCTTTGTCCTAGGATATAAGAGAAACAAGTCAAGAAATAAGTCAGCAGAGAACCTTGCTTCTAATTCATTTGACCATCAATTGCTAAAAATTTCTCGTGGGGAGCTTGTTAGAGCAACTGATGGTTTCTCTGAGGATAATCTAATTGGTATTGGTGACTATGGTTCTGTCTATAAAGGAATCCTTTGTCAGAATGAATCCATCATTGCAGTTAAAGTGCTCAATCATCAGCAAGCAGGTGCTTCAAAGAGCTTTGTATCTGAATACAGAGCCCTTGGAGGCATCCACCACAGAAATCTCCTGAGGAAATTAAGTGTGCTAGTGTGGATTATTAAGGTAATGATTTTACAGCTATAAGCTATGAGTTCATGCAAAAAGGAAGTTTAG harbors:
- the LOC123193740 gene encoding uncharacterized protein LOC123193740, encoding MAPGGRPIKKNTRMAAALDAMRPYGYDDDLILKTVKELLDVYGEENWYFIEECSYKVLLESILDQEEQQRKKELSRGEAIYESSSGALALPSAEAEALNVALPTNEVADPTLLTDGTCEAPVVTHKPVMLLGGGSEDINLDKSSVKSLTASPHVNESKQPADVFPVRRRRPYHGWISDGEDEAELVDVEPPPHSEELQKVLFGRVVWKIRKTRWDLRPEDM
- the LOC123192045 gene encoding LRR receptor-like serine/threonine-protein kinase EFR, with the protein product MLDLSHNNINGDTLLSIYSLSSAIYINLSHNSLVGSLLTKAADLKELECFNVSENRLSGGISDTFGSCLSLVSLRMKGTLFKGAIPQALDALRGLDELDLSCNNLSGMLPSYFRELPFLQKLNLSFNELEVQFLKLAYSQCQCHFYCRKQKAMYRIEAANLQGYKRNKSRNKSAENLASNSFDHQLLKISRGELVRATDGFSEDNLIGIGDYGSVYKGILCQNESIIAVKVLNHQQAGASKSFVSEYRALGGIHHRNLLRKLSVLVWIIKVMILQL